One region of Balaenoptera ricei isolate mBalRic1 chromosome 5, mBalRic1.hap2, whole genome shotgun sequence genomic DNA includes:
- the WFS1 gene encoding wolframin isoform X2, producing MRPAPGLSVGITSENEQEVRQLSSETDLERAVRKAALVMYWKLNPKKKKQVAVSELLENVGQVNEHDGGVQPGPVPKSLQKQRRVLERLVSSESKRYIALDDFVEITKKYAKGVIPADLFLQDDDDDELAGKSPEDLPLRLKVVRYPLHVIMELKEYLIDVASRAGVHWLSTLVPTHHINALVFFFIVSNLTIDFFAFFVPLVVFYLSFISMVICTLKVFQDSKAWESFRALTSLLLRFEPNLDVEQAEGNFGWNHLEPYVHFLLSVFFVIFSFPIASKDCIPCSELAVVSVFFTVTSYMSLSTSAEPYTRRALVTEVAAGLLSLLPTVPVDWRYLKLLGQTFFTVPVGHFIVLNISFPCLLYVYLLYLFFRMAQLRNFKGTYCYLVPYLVCFMWCELSVVILLESTGLGLVRASIGYFLFLFALPILAAGLALMAVVRLAHWFLSLELTKIAVTVVVCSIPLLVRWWTKANFSVVEMVKSLTRSSIVKLILVWITAIVLFCWFYVYRSEGMKVYNSTLTWQQYGFLCGPRAWKETNMARTQILCSHLEGHRVTWTGRFKYVRVTEIDNSAESAINMLPLFIGDWVRCLYGEAYPSCSSGNVSTAEEELCRLKLLAKHPCHIKKFDRHKFELTVGMPYSGANGTRGPEEDDVTKDIVLRASSEFKDVLLHLRQGSVIEFSTVLEGRLGSKWPVFELKAISCLNCMAQLSPARRHVKVERDWRSTVHGAVKFAFDFFFFPFLSVA from the exons ATGAGACCTGCTCCCGGTCTCTCCGTGG GCATCACCTCCGAGAACGAGCAGGAGGTGAGGCAACTTTCCTCCGAGACCGACCTGGAGCGGGCCGTGCGCAAGGCGGCCCTCGTCATGTACTGGAAGCTCAACCCCAAGAAGAAGAAGCAGGTGGCCGTGTCGGAGCTGCTGGAGAACGTGGGCCAGGTCAACGAGCACG ACGGAGGGGTGCAGCCTGGCCCCGTCCCCAAGTCGCTGCAGAAGCAGAGGCGGGTGCTAGAGCGCTTGGTCAGCAGCGAAT CCAAGCGCTACATAGCGCTGGACGACTTCGTGGAGATCACCAAGAAGTACGCCAAGGGCGTCATCCCTGCCGACCTGTTCCTGCAGGACGACGACGATGACGAGCTGGCAGGCAAGAGCCCCGAGGACCTGCCCCTGCGCCTGAAG gTGGTCAGATACCCGCTGCACGTCATCATGGAGCTGAAAGAGTACCTGATTGATGTGGCGTCCCGGGCGGGCGTGCACTGGCTGTCCACCCTCGTGCCTACCCACCACATCAACGCCCTGGTCTTCTTCTTCATCGTCAGCAACCTCACCATCGACTTCTTCGCCTTCTTCGTGCCCCTGGTCGTCTTCTACCTGTCCTTCATCTCCATGGTCATCTGCACCCTCAAGGTTTTCCAGGATAGCAAGGCCTGGGAGAGTTTCCGTGCCCTCACTAGCCTGCTCCTGCGATTCGAGCCCAACCTGGACGTGGAGCAGGCCGAGGGGAACTTCGGCTGGAACCACCTGGAGCCCTACGTCCACTTCCTGCTGTCTGTCTTCTTCGTCATCTTCTCCTTCCCCATCGCCAGCAAGGACTGCATCCCCTGCTCGGAGCTGGCCGTCGTGTCTGTCTTCTTCACGGTCACCAGCTACATGAGCCTGAGCACCTCGGCCGAGCCCTACACCAGGAGGGCCCTGGTGACCGAGGTGGCGGCCGGCCTGCTCTCCCTTCTGCCCACCGTGCCCGTCGACTGGCGCTACCTGAAGCTCCTGGGCCAGACCTTCTTCACAGTGCCCGTCGGCCACTTCATCGTCCTGAACATCAGCTTCCCCTGCCTGCTCTATGTATACCTGCTGTACCTCTTCTTCCGCATGGCCCAGCTGAGGAACTTCAAGGGCACCTACTGCTACCTGGTCCCCTACCTGGTCTGCTTCATGTGGTGCGAGCTCTCCGTGGTCATCCTGCTCGAGTCCACCGGCCTGGGGCTGGTGCGTGCATCCATCGGctacttcctcttcctcttcgcTCTCCCCATCCTGGCGGCCGGCCTGGCGCTGATGGCTGTGGTGCGGTTGGCCCACTGGTTCTTGTCCCTGGAGCTCACCAAGATTGCGGTCACCGTGGTGGTCTGCAGCATCCCCCTGCTGGTCCGCTGGTGGACCAAGGCCAACTTCTCCGTGGTGGAGATGGTCAAGTCCCTGACACGGAGCTCCATCGTCAAGCTTATCCTGGTGTGGATCACGGCCATCGTGCTCTTCTGCTGGTTCTACGTGTACCGCTCGGAGGGCATGAAGGTCTACAACTCCACGCTGACCTGGCAGCAGTACGGCTTCCTGTGCGGGCCGAGGGCCTGGAAGGAGACCAACATGGCCCGCACCCAGATCCTGTGCAGCCACCTGGAGGGCCACAGGGTCACGTGGACCGGCCGCTTCAAGTATGTCCGCGTCACGGAGATCGACAACAGCGCCGAGTCGGCCATCAACATGCTCCCGCTCTTCATCGGCGACTGGGTGCGCTGCCTCTACGGTGAGGCCTACCCGTCCTGCAGCTCGGGCAACGTCTCCACGGCCGAGGAGGAGCTCTGCCGCCTCAAGCTCCTGGCCAAGCACCCCTGCCACATCAAGAAGTTCGACCGGCACAAGTTCGAGCTCACCGTGGGCATGCCCTACAGTGGCGCCAACGGCACCCGCGGCCCCGAGGAGGACGACGTCACCAAGGACATCGTGCTGCGGGCCAGCAGCGAGTTCAAGGACGTGCTGCTCCACCTGCGCCAGGGCAGCGTCATCGAGTTCAGCACCGTCCTCGAGGGCCGCCTGGGCAGCAAGTGGCCCGTCTTCGAGCTCAAGGCCATCAGCTGCCTCAACTGCATGGCGCAGCTCTCACCAGCCAGGCGGCACGTGAAGGTTGAGCGGGACTGGCGCAGCACCGTGCACGGCGCCGTGAAGTTCGCCTTcgacttcttcttcttccccttcctgtcGGTGGCTTGA
- the WFS1 gene encoding wolframin isoform X1, whose product MASGARPPSPSGPQSPPLPQPQARSRLNATTSVEQEKSGAPRAPGPQVGPGPDVRDTAAPAGPQASHARSQERVDGTGPAKGDVDTPFEEVLEKAKAGDPKAQTEVGKRYLQLAGDGDEEVNNCTAVDWLTLAAKQGRREAVKLLRRCLADRKGITSENEQEVRQLSSETDLERAVRKAALVMYWKLNPKKKKQVAVSELLENVGQVNEHDGGVQPGPVPKSLQKQRRVLERLVSSESKRYIALDDFVEITKKYAKGVIPADLFLQDDDDDELAGKSPEDLPLRLKVVRYPLHVIMELKEYLIDVASRAGVHWLSTLVPTHHINALVFFFIVSNLTIDFFAFFVPLVVFYLSFISMVICTLKVFQDSKAWESFRALTSLLLRFEPNLDVEQAEGNFGWNHLEPYVHFLLSVFFVIFSFPIASKDCIPCSELAVVSVFFTVTSYMSLSTSAEPYTRRALVTEVAAGLLSLLPTVPVDWRYLKLLGQTFFTVPVGHFIVLNISFPCLLYVYLLYLFFRMAQLRNFKGTYCYLVPYLVCFMWCELSVVILLESTGLGLVRASIGYFLFLFALPILAAGLALMAVVRLAHWFLSLELTKIAVTVVVCSIPLLVRWWTKANFSVVEMVKSLTRSSIVKLILVWITAIVLFCWFYVYRSEGMKVYNSTLTWQQYGFLCGPRAWKETNMARTQILCSHLEGHRVTWTGRFKYVRVTEIDNSAESAINMLPLFIGDWVRCLYGEAYPSCSSGNVSTAEEELCRLKLLAKHPCHIKKFDRHKFELTVGMPYSGANGTRGPEEDDVTKDIVLRASSEFKDVLLHLRQGSVIEFSTVLEGRLGSKWPVFELKAISCLNCMAQLSPARRHVKVERDWRSTVHGAVKFAFDFFFFPFLSVA is encoded by the exons ATGGCCTCCGGTGCCCGTCCTCCGAGCCCCTCTGGCCCACAGTCTCCACCGCTGCCACAGCCCCAGGCCCGCTCACGGCTCAATGCCACCACCTCGGTGGAGCAGGAGAAGAGCGGGGCGCCCCGAGCTCCCGGACCCCAGGTTGGACCTGGCCCAGATGTGAGAGACACTGCTGCCCCGGCTGGGCCCCAGGCCTCGCATGCCAGGAGCCAAGAAAGGGTGGATGGAACAG GGCCTGCGAAGGGAGATGTGGACACCCCCTTTGAAGAGGTCCTGGAGAAGGCCAAGGCTGGGGACCCCAAGGCACAGACGGAG GTGGGGAAACGCTACCTGCAGCTTGCCGGCGACGGGGATGAAGAGGTCAACAACTGCACTGCCGTCGACTGGCTGACCCTCGCCGCCAAGCAGGGCCGGCGCGAGGCCGTCAAGCTTCTCCGCCGGTGCCTGGCGGACAGAAAAG GCATCACCTCCGAGAACGAGCAGGAGGTGAGGCAACTTTCCTCCGAGACCGACCTGGAGCGGGCCGTGCGCAAGGCGGCCCTCGTCATGTACTGGAAGCTCAACCCCAAGAAGAAGAAGCAGGTGGCCGTGTCGGAGCTGCTGGAGAACGTGGGCCAGGTCAACGAGCACG ACGGAGGGGTGCAGCCTGGCCCCGTCCCCAAGTCGCTGCAGAAGCAGAGGCGGGTGCTAGAGCGCTTGGTCAGCAGCGAAT CCAAGCGCTACATAGCGCTGGACGACTTCGTGGAGATCACCAAGAAGTACGCCAAGGGCGTCATCCCTGCCGACCTGTTCCTGCAGGACGACGACGATGACGAGCTGGCAGGCAAGAGCCCCGAGGACCTGCCCCTGCGCCTGAAG gTGGTCAGATACCCGCTGCACGTCATCATGGAGCTGAAAGAGTACCTGATTGATGTGGCGTCCCGGGCGGGCGTGCACTGGCTGTCCACCCTCGTGCCTACCCACCACATCAACGCCCTGGTCTTCTTCTTCATCGTCAGCAACCTCACCATCGACTTCTTCGCCTTCTTCGTGCCCCTGGTCGTCTTCTACCTGTCCTTCATCTCCATGGTCATCTGCACCCTCAAGGTTTTCCAGGATAGCAAGGCCTGGGAGAGTTTCCGTGCCCTCACTAGCCTGCTCCTGCGATTCGAGCCCAACCTGGACGTGGAGCAGGCCGAGGGGAACTTCGGCTGGAACCACCTGGAGCCCTACGTCCACTTCCTGCTGTCTGTCTTCTTCGTCATCTTCTCCTTCCCCATCGCCAGCAAGGACTGCATCCCCTGCTCGGAGCTGGCCGTCGTGTCTGTCTTCTTCACGGTCACCAGCTACATGAGCCTGAGCACCTCGGCCGAGCCCTACACCAGGAGGGCCCTGGTGACCGAGGTGGCGGCCGGCCTGCTCTCCCTTCTGCCCACCGTGCCCGTCGACTGGCGCTACCTGAAGCTCCTGGGCCAGACCTTCTTCACAGTGCCCGTCGGCCACTTCATCGTCCTGAACATCAGCTTCCCCTGCCTGCTCTATGTATACCTGCTGTACCTCTTCTTCCGCATGGCCCAGCTGAGGAACTTCAAGGGCACCTACTGCTACCTGGTCCCCTACCTGGTCTGCTTCATGTGGTGCGAGCTCTCCGTGGTCATCCTGCTCGAGTCCACCGGCCTGGGGCTGGTGCGTGCATCCATCGGctacttcctcttcctcttcgcTCTCCCCATCCTGGCGGCCGGCCTGGCGCTGATGGCTGTGGTGCGGTTGGCCCACTGGTTCTTGTCCCTGGAGCTCACCAAGATTGCGGTCACCGTGGTGGTCTGCAGCATCCCCCTGCTGGTCCGCTGGTGGACCAAGGCCAACTTCTCCGTGGTGGAGATGGTCAAGTCCCTGACACGGAGCTCCATCGTCAAGCTTATCCTGGTGTGGATCACGGCCATCGTGCTCTTCTGCTGGTTCTACGTGTACCGCTCGGAGGGCATGAAGGTCTACAACTCCACGCTGACCTGGCAGCAGTACGGCTTCCTGTGCGGGCCGAGGGCCTGGAAGGAGACCAACATGGCCCGCACCCAGATCCTGTGCAGCCACCTGGAGGGCCACAGGGTCACGTGGACCGGCCGCTTCAAGTATGTCCGCGTCACGGAGATCGACAACAGCGCCGAGTCGGCCATCAACATGCTCCCGCTCTTCATCGGCGACTGGGTGCGCTGCCTCTACGGTGAGGCCTACCCGTCCTGCAGCTCGGGCAACGTCTCCACGGCCGAGGAGGAGCTCTGCCGCCTCAAGCTCCTGGCCAAGCACCCCTGCCACATCAAGAAGTTCGACCGGCACAAGTTCGAGCTCACCGTGGGCATGCCCTACAGTGGCGCCAACGGCACCCGCGGCCCCGAGGAGGACGACGTCACCAAGGACATCGTGCTGCGGGCCAGCAGCGAGTTCAAGGACGTGCTGCTCCACCTGCGCCAGGGCAGCGTCATCGAGTTCAGCACCGTCCTCGAGGGCCGCCTGGGCAGCAAGTGGCCCGTCTTCGAGCTCAAGGCCATCAGCTGCCTCAACTGCATGGCGCAGCTCTCACCAGCCAGGCGGCACGTGAAGGTTGAGCGGGACTGGCGCAGCACCGTGCACGGCGCCGTGAAGTTCGCCTTcgacttcttcttcttccccttcctgtcGGTGGCTTGA